From a region of the Paenibacillus lutimineralis genome:
- a CDS encoding LysR family transcriptional regulator, producing the protein MNISQLETLITISKTKSFRKAGELLNLTQPAVSAQIKSLEDEFKSVLVDRNQPVTLTDRGQVFLEKAEQILDIVEELKQKLSDMEHTPQGHIVLGTTTSIAIQILPRILSYFQDQFPMIKTTIQSMPSSLIYQNVEQGLVDIGIGYLIENNPHVLSSVLYYDTFELAVSPLHPLASMPAPTLDTLKDVPLIMLSPDTVGRMFVDNLFKRHGIEPHIVMELSSSEEVKRMIEINLGAAIISKQSILRELRQGGLKTIPIPELEVTHPVGVIYKSSRYINSAMQQFLGDLKGMPETHFISSE; encoded by the coding sequence ATGAATATCAGTCAACTGGAGACACTAATCACCATTTCCAAAACGAAAAGCTTCCGCAAAGCAGGAGAATTGCTGAATCTGACTCAGCCAGCCGTCTCTGCGCAAATCAAAAGCTTGGAAGATGAATTCAAAAGCGTCTTAGTCGACCGCAATCAGCCGGTGACACTCACGGACCGCGGCCAGGTATTCCTGGAGAAGGCGGAACAAATTCTAGATATCGTGGAAGAACTGAAGCAGAAGCTATCCGATATGGAGCATACGCCTCAAGGGCATATTGTGCTTGGCACAACGACCTCTATCGCCATTCAGATATTGCCTCGGATTCTATCCTATTTCCAAGATCAATTTCCAATGATCAAGACGACGATTCAGTCCATGCCTTCATCTCTTATTTATCAGAACGTGGAGCAAGGATTGGTGGATATCGGTATAGGCTATCTGATTGAGAATAATCCCCATGTATTATCCTCAGTGCTATACTACGATACGTTTGAATTGGCAGTATCTCCGCTTCACCCATTGGCTAGTATGCCCGCGCCTACACTGGATACGTTGAAGGATGTTCCACTGATTATGCTCTCCCCTGATACTGTCGGACGGATGTTCGTTGACAATCTTTTTAAGCGGCATGGCATTGAACCTCATATCGTCATGGAGTTGTCCAGCAGTGAGGAAGTGAAGCGTATGATCGAGATTAATCTCGGAGCTGCTATCATCTCCAAGCAATCCATTCTGCGCGAGCTTCGCCAGGGAGGCTTGAAGACAATCCCTATTCCTGAACTGGAGGTTACTCACCCAGTTGGCGTCATTTATAAGTCCAGTAGATATATTAACTCCGCCATGCAGCAATTTCTCGGTGATTTAAAAGGGATGCCTGAGACCCACTTTATTAGTTCAGAATAA
- a CDS encoding histidinol-phosphatase, translating to MKFDLHTHHFRCGHADGNISDYIEAGIAAGLSVIGISDHTPYFGSKEDQAHPRIAMAKSAFAGYVEEVLSLKQKYAGKIDVLLGIESDYFPEHVEIYRDILSQYPFDYVIGSVHSVKDVSIFNKNRWKRLSTEEQIADKEAYYELIRNSARSGMFQILGHIDAMKGNYPAFSDIPATAAIDETLQVIADHKVAIEINTSGKTKLSGGWYPADSILERALHYGVEVTFGSDAHIPSRVGDEWDDVAARLREIGFDHWVYFKNKQKVSVPL from the coding sequence ATGAAATTTGATCTTCATACTCATCATTTCCGCTGCGGTCATGCCGATGGCAACATCTCCGATTATATTGAAGCGGGAATCGCTGCCGGATTGTCCGTCATTGGTATCAGTGATCATACCCCTTACTTCGGGAGTAAGGAGGATCAAGCTCATCCGCGCATTGCCATGGCCAAATCCGCATTTGCAGGCTATGTTGAGGAAGTGCTATCCCTCAAGCAGAAGTACGCAGGAAAAATCGATGTTCTTCTTGGTATCGAATCTGATTATTTCCCTGAGCACGTCGAGATTTATAGAGATATCCTAAGTCAGTACCCGTTTGATTATGTGATCGGCTCTGTGCACAGCGTCAAGGATGTGAGTATCTTCAACAAGAACCGCTGGAAGCGGCTCAGTACAGAAGAACAAATTGCCGACAAAGAAGCCTACTATGAATTGATCCGAAATTCGGCACGCTCCGGAATGTTCCAGATTCTCGGCCATATCGATGCCATGAAGGGCAATTATCCCGCCTTCTCGGATATCCCCGCTACTGCAGCGATCGATGAAACATTGCAGGTGATCGCCGACCACAAGGTCGCGATCGAGATCAACACCTCCGGCAAGACAAAGCTGTCTGGGGGATGGTATCCTGCCGATTCAATCCTGGAGCGAGCGCTTCATTATGGAGTTGAGGTCACCTTCGGATCTGACGCCCATATTCCATCCCGGGTTGGGGATGAATGGGATGACGTAGCCGCCCGGCTGCGCGAGATTGGATTTGATCATTGGGTATATTTCAAGAACAAACAAAAGGTAAGTGTACCTCTGTAA
- a CDS encoding GNAT family N-acetyltransferase: MKFPVLENERLRLRRIESEDSELLFQYVTDPRIERHMSFQPDTLLFPKRLFRYFEETYRSLNDLHFAVIWKETGEVIGICSLQQWSELNGKARLGYLISPSFWNLGIATEAAGLLLRFGAEVLGLNEVEARCGVDNPASERVLKKLGLSLQAYADNSVGYRSNEYCRLKVYSLHIKKAL, from the coding sequence ATGAAATTTCCCGTATTGGAGAACGAACGGCTACGGCTGCGAAGAATAGAGTCTGAGGATAGTGAGTTATTATTTCAATATGTAACGGATCCTCGAATCGAACGGCATATGTCTTTTCAACCGGACACCTTGCTCTTTCCGAAGCGGCTATTTCGTTATTTTGAGGAGACTTATAGGAGTCTGAATGATTTGCATTTTGCGGTGATCTGGAAAGAGACAGGGGAGGTTATTGGCATTTGTTCTCTGCAACAGTGGTCAGAGCTGAACGGTAAGGCACGGCTAGGGTACTTGATATCGCCGTCCTTCTGGAACCTAGGGATCGCGACGGAGGCCGCGGGATTATTGCTTCGCTTTGGTGCTGAGGTGCTTGGACTGAATGAAGTTGAGGCAAGATGCGGGGTAGACAATCCTGCTTCCGAACGGGTGCTGAAGAAGCTGGGGTTGTCCCTTCAGGCTTACGCGGATAATAGCGTAGGTTATCGTAGCAATGAATATTGCCGATTGAAAGTGTACTCGCTACATATTAAAAAGGCATTGTAA
- a CDS encoding DUF1361 domain-containing protein has translation MQQRLKELGYPMKLVIYIMLFIATIIGMKYVAETRLPSGGRPPYLFLIWNTFLAWIPLGLAVMLDLVSLLHSRSVRRGLYLIVGLLWLFFYPNAAYLITDLLHPFVRYPTQSSRFWEDISFWNHLNTVFFTAIIGLALGSLALASVHQLVRRAYGSFVGWCFAIGVLLLSSFGVYLGRFIRWNSWDILRSPIIVLRETAKYFMQIDNLRHALGFCKWIFLITAFCYLLLYLFGRLGSSMASIERERERGHEAAAKHAAAAENEISRIGERTATAAKNRV, from the coding sequence TTGCAACAGCGACTCAAGGAATTAGGTTATCCGATGAAGCTCGTTATCTATATAATGCTATTCATCGCAACGATTATTGGAATGAAATATGTAGCGGAGACGAGATTGCCGAGTGGGGGCAGACCCCCTTATTTATTTTTGATCTGGAACACTTTTCTTGCCTGGATTCCACTCGGACTTGCCGTAATGCTAGATCTGGTCAGCCTGCTTCATTCCCGTTCCGTAAGAAGAGGGTTGTATTTGATAGTCGGTTTGCTATGGCTGTTCTTCTATCCGAATGCAGCTTATCTAATTACTGATCTATTGCATCCCTTCGTGCGGTACCCTACCCAATCTTCACGTTTCTGGGAGGATATTTCCTTCTGGAACCATTTGAATACGGTATTCTTTACCGCTATTATCGGCCTGGCTCTAGGCTCGCTGGCGCTCGCTTCGGTACACCAACTGGTGAGGAGAGCCTACGGCAGCTTCGTCGGCTGGTGCTTTGCTATCGGCGTCCTGCTGCTCAGCAGCTTCGGGGTTTATCTAGGCCGCTTCATCCGCTGGAATAGTTGGGATATTCTGCGCAGCCCGATCATTGTATTGCGGGAGACGGCGAAGTATTTTATGCAAATTGATAATTTACGGCATGCGCTGGGCTTCTGCAAATGGATTTTTCTGATTACCGCTTTTTGTTATTTGTTGCTCTATTTATTCGGGAGACTCGGGAGCAGTATGGCTTCTATTGAAAGGGAGCGAGAACGTGGACATGAAGCAGCAGCTAAGCATGCAGCAGCAGCTGAGAATGAAATTTCCCGTATTGGAGAACGAACGGCTACGGCTGCGAAGAATAGAGTCTGA
- a CDS encoding GNAT family N-acetyltransferase, whose translation MKSILYTDRLILRMLDDQDSVTVVQYLQDNRVSLAEWEPLRSEDYYSELYQKEQLRQSIMMSYRGEMCKWWIARKDEPERIIGSISLSNIARGAFQSCHLGYGLDGRERNKGFMTEALQGVIEYAFGELGLHRIEANIMPRNGASLKVVEKLGFYHEGMAYKYLKINGVWEDHIHMVLRNEAMEK comes from the coding sequence ATGAAATCTATACTTTATACGGATCGCCTAATCTTGAGAATGCTGGATGACCAGGACAGTGTTACTGTAGTCCAGTACCTGCAGGATAACCGTGTTTCGCTGGCTGAATGGGAGCCGCTTAGATCGGAAGATTACTATTCAGAATTGTATCAAAAAGAACAGCTCAGACAAAGTATAATGATGAGCTATCGAGGCGAAATGTGCAAGTGGTGGATAGCCCGCAAAGATGAGCCAGAACGGATTATCGGGTCTATCTCACTTAGTAATATTGCAAGAGGAGCGTTTCAGTCCTGCCATTTAGGGTATGGCCTGGATGGGCGGGAGCGGAATAAGGGATTCATGACAGAGGCGCTGCAGGGAGTTATTGAATACGCCTTTGGAGAACTGGGCTTGCATAGGATTGAGGCTAATATTATGCCAAGGAATGGTGCGTCCTTGAAGGTTGTAGAGAAGCTTGGCTTCTATCATGAAGGAATGGCTTATAAGTATTTGAAGATCAATGGCGTCTGGGAGGATCATATTCATATGGTATTGAGAAATGAAGCGATGGAAAAATAG
- a CDS encoding MGMT family protein, with translation MQPFTTQVIHIISSIPEGTVMTYGQIAKEAGSPRAARQVVRILHSMSRKYQLPWHRVVNSRGEIALQDDEGASLQRMLLEAEGVYIGLGGGIDLQQYLHQPTPSSAQNSPEQELL, from the coding sequence ATGCAGCCGTTTACTACTCAGGTAATCCATATTATATCATCCATTCCGGAAGGAACGGTGATGACCTACGGTCAGATCGCCAAAGAGGCCGGAAGCCCTCGCGCGGCCAGACAGGTCGTGCGTATCCTCCATTCCATGAGCCGCAAATATCAGCTTCCCTGGCATAGAGTAGTGAACTCACGGGGAGAAATTGCCCTTCAGGATGATGAGGGTGCTTCGCTTCAGAGAATGCTTTTGGAGGCAGAGGGCGTATACATAGGGCTTGGAGGAGGGATCGATTTGCAACAATACCTGCATCAACCCACTCCCTCATCCGCGCAAAACAGCCCTGAACAAGAACTACTTTAA
- the nagZ gene encoding beta-N-acetylhexosaminidase, producing MRGRMIFRYVCVPLFAVVLFVAGCGGGGGGTDSSGNNQGGNTSSETDGNLNGNQTGESNQPASPTPEPTDPVQAKLDSLSTAEKIGQLFIVGMDGTASNDNIRELLQQQHVGGVIFYKNNIENTKQALSLFNQLKEENRDNPVPLFLSVDEEGGRVSRMPAEYTKLPAAAKIGAVGDAKAAEGLGDIIGTELAGFGLNMDFAPVLDVNSNPDNPVIGDRSYSSSASTVSEMGLSEIKGLSGQGVIPVVKHFPGHGDTSVDSHLGLPVVKHDMERLRKLELVPFQAAIEADADAVMVAHLLMPNLDPDHPASFSKAVIQDLLRDELGFGGVVISDDMTMGAISEHYKIEDAAVQFILAGGNIVLIGHELEKEKAAIQAITDAVEQGTIPMDVLDDRVYKVLELKEKYKLSDDPAKGPGIKQVNKRIQQFLSEYKLK from the coding sequence ATGAGAGGAAGAATGATTTTTCGTTATGTATGTGTTCCCTTGTTTGCAGTTGTCCTATTCGTTGCTGGTTGCGGTGGTGGGGGCGGTGGGACGGACTCCAGCGGTAACAACCAAGGTGGAAATACATCGTCCGAGACCGATGGGAATCTGAATGGAAATCAGACTGGTGAAAGTAATCAACCAGCTTCTCCGACGCCCGAGCCAACGGATCCTGTGCAAGCGAAGTTGGATTCGCTAAGCACGGCCGAGAAAATTGGGCAATTGTTCATCGTTGGCATGGATGGGACTGCGAGCAATGACAACATCCGGGAACTGCTGCAACAGCAGCATGTTGGAGGGGTTATTTTCTATAAGAATAATATAGAGAACACGAAACAAGCTTTATCCCTGTTCAACCAGCTTAAGGAGGAGAATAGGGACAATCCTGTTCCGTTATTCCTTAGTGTTGATGAAGAGGGCGGACGGGTCTCACGAATGCCCGCTGAATATACAAAACTGCCTGCAGCGGCGAAGATCGGCGCGGTAGGAGATGCCAAGGCAGCGGAAGGGCTGGGAGACATTATTGGCACGGAGTTGGCTGGCTTTGGCCTAAATATGGACTTCGCCCCTGTGCTTGACGTCAATAGCAACCCTGATAATCCGGTGATCGGCGACCGCTCGTACAGTTCCTCTGCCTCGACCGTTAGTGAGATGGGGCTTTCCGAAATCAAGGGGCTAAGTGGGCAGGGAGTTATCCCTGTCGTGAAGCATTTCCCAGGACATGGAGATACGTCGGTTGATTCTCACTTGGGGCTTCCGGTCGTTAAGCACGATATGGAGCGGCTGCGCAAGCTTGAGCTCGTTCCCTTTCAGGCCGCAATTGAGGCTGACGCTGATGCTGTTATGGTTGCCCACCTGCTGATGCCGAATCTGGATCCGGATCATCCTGCATCCTTCTCTAAGGCGGTCATTCAAGATCTGCTGCGCGACGAGCTCGGCTTCGGTGGGGTTGTTATCTCAGACGATATGACGATGGGAGCTATTTCCGAGCACTATAAAATAGAGGATGCCGCGGTCCAGTTCATTCTGGCGGGTGGCAATATCGTATTAATCGGACATGAACTCGAGAAAGAGAAGGCGGCCATTCAAGCGATCACCGATGCTGTAGAACAGGGAACGATCCCGATGGACGTACTCGATGATCGCGTGTATAAGGTGCTTGAGCTGAAGGAGAAATATAAGTTGAGCGATGACCCGGCGAAAGGGCCGGGTATCAAGCAGGTCAACAAGCGTATCCAACAATTTTTAAGTGAGTATAAATTAAAGTAG
- the mnmH gene encoding tRNA 2-selenouridine(34) synthase MnmH, producing the protein MFQDLSITEWLERKDKEMTMIDVRSPSEYADSSIPGSVNIPLFDDQERAEVGTIYTRVSVEAAKERGLEIVSAKLPRFIRQFAEIEGPKAVFCWRGGMRSKTTATLLSLMDIHVYRLAGGYRDYRKWVVSTLESMDFKPNALVIHGNTGNGKTAILRNLQAKGYPIVDLEGMAGHRGSAFGHIGLQANNQRMFDSLLLEELLRLQHSEYIMLEAESRRIGKVCVPDFILSKKDHGRHVKLELPLEVRVQNILDDYEPWKYPQDCILDFQKIRSKIHVPIAAEIAECLEQGIYARAVELLLLHYYDKRYAYSEKNYAESDFITITANTMEEAEQQLEKLLQESYH; encoded by the coding sequence ATGTTTCAGGATCTTAGCATTACGGAGTGGCTAGAGAGAAAAGACAAGGAAATGACGATGATCGATGTACGTTCCCCTTCAGAATATGCCGATTCATCGATACCAGGCAGTGTAAATATCCCTCTGTTCGATGATCAGGAACGGGCCGAGGTAGGTACAATATATACACGGGTAAGCGTTGAAGCCGCCAAAGAACGGGGCCTGGAGATTGTGTCCGCCAAGCTCCCCCGGTTTATTCGTCAATTTGCCGAAATCGAGGGTCCTAAGGCGGTGTTCTGCTGGCGTGGGGGGATGCGTAGTAAGACGACAGCGACCTTATTGTCTTTGATGGATATCCATGTCTATCGACTAGCCGGAGGTTACCGCGACTATAGGAAATGGGTCGTATCGACTTTGGAGAGCATGGATTTCAAACCGAATGCGCTCGTTATCCATGGAAATACAGGGAATGGAAAGACAGCGATTTTACGTAATTTGCAAGCCAAGGGCTACCCGATTGTTGATCTTGAAGGAATGGCTGGACATCGAGGATCGGCCTTCGGACATATTGGACTGCAAGCCAATAATCAGAGGATGTTCGATTCTCTGCTTCTGGAAGAGTTGCTGCGTCTGCAGCATAGTGAATATATCATGCTGGAGGCAGAGAGCAGACGAATCGGTAAAGTTTGCGTGCCTGACTTCATCCTGTCCAAGAAGGATCATGGAAGGCATGTCAAGCTGGAGCTGCCACTCGAAGTCCGCGTGCAAAATATTTTGGATGACTACGAGCCCTGGAAATATCCGCAGGATTGCATTCTTGATTTTCAGAAGATACGTTCCAAGATTCATGTGCCTATCGCTGCAGAAATTGCTGAGTGCCTAGAGCAGGGAATATATGCGCGGGCCGTGGAATTGCTATTGCTTCATTATTACGACAAGCGGTATGCCTATTCGGAGAAAAATTATGCGGAGAGTGATTTCATCACGATTACCGCCAATACCATGGAAGAAGCGGAGCAACAATTAGAGAAGCTTCTACAAGAGAGCTATCATTAA